The following proteins come from a genomic window of Ornithinimicrobium cryptoxanthini:
- the nadE gene encoding ammonia-dependent NAD(+) synthetase: MSKQQEIIAELGVRPDFDAASETERRITFLTDYLRGSGTKGFVLGISGGVDSTTCGRLAQLACERVREAGGEAAFLAMRLPYGVQADEADAAAAVAFVGADETITVNIQASTDAMFSEVDAAGVDFTSIGHADFVKGNVKARERMVAQYLAAGARSLLVLGTDQAAEAVVGFYTKFGDGACDLTPLAGLTKRRVRAIAAHLGAPEHLVSKVPTADLEAGKPLSPDEESLGVTYDAIDDYLEGKEVSDQDRATIEGWHTRTAHKRALPVTPDDV; this comes from the coding sequence ATGAGCAAGCAGCAGGAGATCATCGCCGAGCTGGGAGTGCGGCCGGATTTCGACGCCGCGAGCGAGACCGAGCGCCGGATCACATTCCTGACCGACTATCTGCGCGGGTCCGGCACCAAGGGGTTCGTCCTCGGCATCAGCGGCGGGGTGGACTCGACCACGTGCGGTCGGCTGGCCCAGCTGGCGTGCGAGCGAGTCCGTGAGGCCGGCGGTGAGGCGGCCTTCCTGGCCATGCGGCTGCCCTACGGCGTGCAGGCCGATGAGGCGGACGCTGCTGCTGCCGTGGCCTTCGTCGGTGCCGACGAGACCATCACCGTCAACATCCAGGCGTCGACGGACGCCATGTTCTCCGAGGTGGATGCCGCGGGGGTCGACTTCACCAGCATCGGCCACGCCGACTTCGTCAAGGGCAACGTCAAGGCGCGCGAGCGGATGGTCGCGCAGTATCTCGCCGCCGGCGCCCGCTCCCTGTTGGTGCTGGGCACCGACCAGGCGGCCGAGGCGGTGGTCGGCTTCTACACCAAGTTTGGCGACGGCGCCTGCGACCTGACCCCGCTGGCGGGCCTGACCAAGCGCCGGGTCCGCGCGATCGCTGCCCACCTCGGCGCGCCCGAGCACCTGGTGAGCAAGGTCCCGACAGCCGACCTCGAGGCCGGCAAACCGCTCAGCCCAGACGAGGAGTCGCTCGGCGTCACTTATGACGCGATCGACGACTATCTCGAGGGCAAAGAGGTCTCGGACCAGGACCGGGCCACCATCGAGGGTTGGCACACCAGGACCGCTCACAAGCGCGCCCTGCCGGTGACCCCGGACGACGTCTGA
- a CDS encoding peptidoglycan-binding domain-containing protein, whose translation MQDIGGTTRPTGGRRAAGRGRHRELHITLQRRSIAVLGAALVISMVQFPASGDGKDGGDSGASSTEGSGQGSTPALPGTSSSGGLQYGGRSMGPSPLLTLPEDPSYPVPEAPVNESLPDGVELPEDVDQAAVFQRNVICDPVAKPGVIAVANLLGQAYDRPGYTLARSCIDLRSEHYDGRAVDWQLNAYDPMDRRIGDAAATWLTDNDGEVARRLGIQSVIWNNRSWHASDGTWRAYAGQSPHTDHIHISLTWDGANMRTSWWTGVALTAEEVDQGPCAVVGGAYAAVPQAARTEPCDLTQFWPADTGYASIRPGGQGAGLGLVQPLLDVPQTNQFDLQTREALLVWQDEQGIPQTGVLDQLTYAAALGWELPELPEAALAVAQPDHAVTEFTAHKRAVLTEGDTGEVVKVLQGALGVDDDGVFGPLTAEALTEFAGEHPLLLDDLTATDTLVWELLEQRAHPHLALRQVELEIGDEGYPVQVLQRLLELEDDGIFGPMTQQGVLDAQGAAELEETGLVDGATWQAIDEAAVARANADAEAEKQAEADAKAKAQAEADAKAKAQAKGEAAAKVATDAKAELDRFAREVADNGAVK comes from the coding sequence GTGCAAGACATAGGGGGCACCACCCGGCCAACGGGTGGTCGGCGAGCAGCGGGCCGAGGGAGGCACCGCGAGCTCCACATCACGCTGCAGCGCAGGTCGATCGCGGTGCTGGGGGCCGCGCTGGTCATCTCGATGGTGCAGTTCCCTGCCTCTGGTGACGGCAAGGACGGGGGCGACTCCGGCGCCTCGTCCACCGAAGGGTCAGGTCAGGGCTCCACACCGGCGCTGCCAGGGACCAGCTCCTCGGGTGGATTGCAGTATGGCGGCCGCTCGATGGGTCCCTCCCCACTGCTGACGCTGCCGGAGGACCCGAGCTACCCGGTGCCGGAAGCCCCGGTCAACGAGAGCCTGCCCGACGGCGTGGAGCTGCCCGAGGACGTGGACCAGGCGGCCGTCTTCCAGCGCAACGTGATCTGCGACCCGGTCGCCAAGCCGGGCGTGATCGCCGTGGCCAACCTGCTCGGCCAGGCCTACGACCGCCCGGGCTACACCCTGGCCCGCTCCTGCATCGACCTGCGTTCTGAGCATTACGACGGCCGCGCGGTCGACTGGCAGCTCAACGCCTATGACCCGATGGACCGTCGCATTGGCGATGCCGCAGCCACCTGGCTGACCGACAACGACGGCGAGGTCGCCCGCCGGCTCGGCATCCAGTCGGTCATCTGGAACAACCGCTCCTGGCACGCCAGCGACGGCACCTGGAGGGCCTATGCCGGACAGAGCCCGCACACCGACCACATCCACATCTCGCTCACCTGGGACGGCGCCAACATGCGCACCTCCTGGTGGACCGGGGTCGCGCTGACGGCCGAGGAGGTCGACCAGGGCCCGTGCGCGGTCGTGGGCGGTGCCTATGCCGCCGTGCCGCAGGCGGCGCGCACCGAGCCGTGTGACCTGACGCAGTTCTGGCCGGCCGACACTGGCTATGCCTCGATCCGTCCCGGCGGACAGGGCGCTGGCCTCGGCCTGGTCCAACCGTTGTTGGACGTCCCGCAGACCAACCAGTTCGACCTGCAGACCCGCGAGGCGCTGCTGGTGTGGCAGGACGAGCAGGGGATCCCGCAGACGGGCGTGCTCGACCAGCTGACGTATGCCGCGGCGCTGGGTTGGGAGCTCCCTGAGCTGCCCGAGGCGGCGCTTGCTGTCGCGCAACCGGACCATGCCGTCACCGAGTTCACCGCGCACAAGCGGGCCGTCCTCACCGAGGGTGACACCGGTGAGGTCGTCAAGGTCCTGCAGGGGGCGCTCGGCGTCGACGACGACGGCGTCTTCGGGCCGTTGACCGCTGAGGCGCTCACGGAGTTTGCCGGGGAGCACCCGCTGCTGCTCGATGACCTGACCGCCACCGACACGCTGGTCTGGGAGCTGCTCGAGCAGCGTGCCCATCCGCACCTCGCGCTGCGCCAGGTCGAGCTCGAGATCGGTGACGAGGGCTACCCAGTCCAGGTGCTGCAGCGTCTCCTCGAGCTCGAGGACGACGGCATCTTCGGACCGATGACCCAGCAGGGAGTGCTTGACGCCCAGGGCGCGGCCGAGCTTGAGGAGACCGGCCTCGTCGACGGCGCGACGTGGCAGGCGATCGACGAGGCAGCCGTGGCCCGTGCCAATGCAGACGCTGAGGCGGAGAAGCAGGCCGAGGCTGATGCGAAGGCCAAGGCGCAGGCCGAGGCTGATGCGAAGGCCAAGGCGCAGGCCAAGGGGGAGGCAGCGGCCAAGGTCGCGACCGACGCCAAGGCAGAGCTCGACCGGTTCGCTCGCGAGGTGGCCGACAACGGCGCTGTGAAGTGA
- the rfbA gene encoding glucose-1-phosphate thymidylyltransferase RfbA: MRGILLAGGTGSRLHPITLGVSKQLVPVFDKPMVYYPLSTLMLAGVRDVLVITTPQDAPAFERLLGDGSRFGISITYAQQASPDGIAQAFLIGADHVAGETSALVLGDNIFYGSGLGNQLRRFETLAGAALFAYRVADPTAYGVVEFDEEGRALSLEEKPRHPRSPYAVPGLYFYDQTVVERTRALSPSARGELEITDLNRSYLQEGSLQVEVLPRGTAWLDTGTFDDLNDAGNYVRTLEGRQGLKVGCPEEVAWRMGLLSNEELSERAGPLLKSGYGSYLLSLLDG; encoded by the coding sequence ATGCGAGGAATCCTGTTGGCAGGCGGCACCGGGTCCAGGCTGCACCCGATCACTCTCGGGGTCAGCAAGCAGCTGGTCCCGGTCTTTGACAAGCCGATGGTCTACTACCCCCTGTCGACGTTGATGCTGGCAGGGGTGCGTGACGTCCTGGTGATCACCACGCCCCAGGACGCCCCGGCCTTCGAGCGGCTGCTGGGTGACGGCTCCCGTTTCGGCATCTCGATCACCTATGCCCAGCAGGCCAGCCCGGACGGCATCGCGCAGGCCTTCCTGATCGGGGCCGACCACGTCGCCGGCGAGACCAGCGCCCTGGTGCTCGGCGACAACATCTTCTATGGCTCCGGCCTGGGCAACCAGCTGCGCCGCTTCGAGACCCTGGCCGGCGCGGCGCTGTTCGCCTACCGGGTGGCTGACCCCACGGCCTACGGCGTGGTGGAGTTCGACGAGGAGGGCCGGGCGCTGTCGCTGGAGGAGAAGCCGCGCCACCCCCGCAGCCCGTATGCCGTGCCCGGCCTCTACTTCTACGACCAGACCGTGGTCGAGCGCACCCGCGCCCTGAGCCCGAGCGCCCGGGGAGAGCTGGAGATCACCGACCTCAACCGGTCCTACCTGCAGGAGGGGTCGCTCCAGGTCGAGGTCCTCCCCCGGGGCACCGCGTGGTTGGACACCGGCACCTTCGACGACCTCAACGACGCAGGCAACTACGTGCGCACCCTCGAGGGCCGGCAAGGGCTGAAGGTCGGCTGCCCCGAGGAGGTCGCCTGGCGGATGGGCCTGCTCAGTAACGAGGAGCTGAGCGAGCGTGCCGGACCGCTCCTGAAATCGGGTTACGGCAGCTATCTATTGTCACTCCTTGACGGCTGA
- a CDS encoding sugar nucleotide-binding protein: MTVDLAIRHTAIPGLLVVDLPVHGDSRGWFKENWQRAKMTALGLPDFGPVQHSVAHNGPAGVTRGIHAEPWDKFVSVVHGRAFGAWVDLREGPTFGTVHTEELDERTAVFVPRGVGNSYQTLAPDTVYSYLVNAHWSPDAHYTMLNLADETAAVPWPIPWADATVSDKDRAHPRLGEVSPVPAARTLVLGSAGQLGRALLAQLPGAVGLTRAELDLGDPAAIAGLDLSGVDTVVNAAAFTQVDRAETDDGRRQAWAANATGVAALAAVAARHGCTLVHYSSDYVFDGTAREADEGEPLAPLGVYGQAKAAGDLAVSVTPRHYLLRTSWVVGDGGNFVRTMQRLAGGGVEPRVVDDQVGRLTFTSELARATAHLLTSAAPYGTYHVTNGGEPGSWAQIARRVFAHEGRPQSAVHAVTTQDYAADTPDPTAPRPPRSVLDLSRLRATGFEPTDQWQALEDYLGTDPA; the protein is encoded by the coding sequence GTGACGGTGGACCTGGCGATCCGGCATACCGCCATCCCTGGTCTGCTCGTCGTCGACCTGCCGGTCCACGGCGACTCCCGCGGGTGGTTCAAGGAGAACTGGCAGCGAGCCAAGATGACCGCACTCGGACTGCCCGACTTCGGTCCGGTCCAGCACAGCGTCGCGCACAACGGTCCGGCCGGGGTGACCCGGGGCATCCACGCCGAGCCGTGGGACAAGTTCGTCTCGGTCGTCCACGGACGGGCCTTCGGTGCCTGGGTGGACCTGCGGGAGGGGCCGACGTTCGGGACCGTGCACACCGAGGAGCTCGACGAGCGCACCGCCGTCTTCGTGCCCCGCGGAGTGGGCAACAGCTATCAGACCCTGGCCCCGGACACCGTCTACTCCTACCTCGTCAACGCGCACTGGAGCCCTGACGCGCACTACACGATGCTCAACCTGGCCGACGAGACCGCGGCCGTGCCCTGGCCGATCCCGTGGGCGGACGCGACGGTCTCCGACAAGGACCGGGCGCACCCCCGGCTCGGTGAGGTCAGCCCGGTGCCCGCGGCGCGGACCCTGGTCCTGGGCAGCGCCGGTCAGCTGGGACGCGCCCTCCTGGCGCAGCTTCCCGGGGCGGTCGGCCTGACCCGTGCCGAGCTCGACCTCGGCGATCCCGCCGCGATCGCGGGGCTCGACCTCTCCGGCGTCGACACCGTGGTCAACGCCGCCGCCTTCACCCAGGTCGACCGTGCCGAGACCGATGACGGGCGCCGACAGGCCTGGGCGGCCAACGCGACCGGGGTGGCGGCGCTCGCGGCTGTCGCGGCCCGGCACGGGTGCACGCTGGTCCACTACTCCAGCGACTATGTCTTCGACGGCACGGCGCGCGAGGCCGACGAGGGGGAGCCGCTGGCGCCGCTGGGGGTCTATGGCCAGGCCAAGGCGGCAGGGGACCTGGCGGTGTCGGTGACCCCGAGGCACTACCTGCTGCGCACCTCCTGGGTGGTCGGTGACGGAGGCAACTTCGTGCGGACCATGCAGCGCCTCGCCGGCGGGGGGGTCGAGCCGCGGGTGGTGGACGACCAGGTCGGCCGGCTCACCTTCACCAGCGAGCTCGCCCGCGCGACAGCCCATCTGCTGACCAGCGCCGCGCCCTACGGGACCTATCACGTGACCAACGGCGGCGAGCCCGGCAGCTGGGCCCAGATCGCCCGGCGAGTCTTCGCCCACGAGGGCCGTCCCCAGTCGGCCGTCCACGCGGTGACCACGCAGGACTATGCCGCGGACACTCCTGACCCGACCGCGCCGCGGCCTCCGCGCAGCGTGCTCGACCTGAGCCGGCTGCGGGCAACCGGCTTCGAGCCGACCGACCAGTGGCAGGCGCTGGAGGACTACCTGGGCACCGACCCGGCCTGA
- a CDS encoding acyl-CoA dehydrogenase family protein produces the protein MSTHEVTNQPPPRVDVDEFTTNLALTEAVQAFEAGWASEHLRHVGTRVGTAQFQGDAATVHRQPPVLHTHDRWVRRVDEVAYDPAYHRIIGAAVADGAHTAAWAEPAPGAAVARAATFMLYAQVEPGHACPVSMTHAAVPSLMLTPELADRWLPRLFSRAYDERLVPGKRSAIMGMAMTEKQGGSDVRANTTSAVDAGDGSHLLTGHKWFCSAPMSDAFLVLAQEPVGLSCFLVPRVLDDGTRNVFAIQRLKDKLGNRSNASSEIELDQTVGYRVGEAGRGVRAIIEMVAHTRLDCVLGSAAGMRQAVAEAVWHARHRHAFGALLVDQPAMTAVLADLALESEAATWTALRLARAHDADADDAELAFRRLATAVAKFWVCKRGPGHSYEAMECLGGNGYVEDFPLAMRYREQPVMAIWEGSGNVIALDVLRAITKDPESVEAFLAEVSVGGSDALDAHLARTRTLLARADQASARQLVEALALALQASLMVRHAPAAVADAFVATRLDGQGGQLYGVLPAGTDLAAILDRA, from the coding sequence ATGTCCACCCACGAGGTCACCAACCAGCCACCGCCGCGCGTGGACGTGGACGAGTTCACCACCAACCTCGCGCTCACCGAGGCGGTGCAGGCCTTCGAGGCCGGGTGGGCGAGCGAGCACCTGCGCCACGTGGGCACCCGGGTCGGCACCGCGCAGTTCCAGGGGGATGCCGCGACCGTCCACCGCCAGCCGCCGGTGCTGCACACCCATGACCGGTGGGTCCGGCGCGTCGACGAGGTCGCCTACGACCCGGCATACCACCGCATCATCGGCGCAGCCGTAGCCGACGGGGCGCACACCGCGGCCTGGGCCGAACCCGCTCCCGGTGCCGCCGTGGCCCGGGCCGCGACCTTCATGCTCTATGCCCAGGTCGAGCCCGGTCACGCCTGCCCGGTCTCGATGACCCACGCCGCCGTCCCCAGCCTCATGCTCACCCCCGAGCTGGCCGACCGGTGGCTCCCGCGCCTGTTCTCCCGTGCGTATGACGAGCGCCTGGTCCCCGGGAAACGATCGGCGATCATGGGCATGGCGATGACCGAGAAGCAGGGTGGCTCGGACGTGCGCGCCAACACCACCTCGGCGGTGGACGCCGGTGACGGGTCCCACCTGCTGACCGGACACAAGTGGTTCTGCAGCGCACCGATGTCGGACGCCTTCCTGGTGCTCGCGCAGGAGCCCGTCGGGCTGAGCTGCTTCCTGGTGCCGCGGGTGCTGGATGACGGGACCCGCAACGTGTTTGCCATCCAGCGGCTGAAGGACAAGCTCGGCAACCGCTCCAACGCGTCCAGCGAGATCGAGCTGGACCAGACGGTGGGCTACCGGGTCGGCGAGGCCGGTCGCGGGGTGCGCGCCATCATCGAGATGGTCGCCCACACCCGGCTCGACTGCGTCCTGGGCTCCGCCGCCGGGATGCGTCAGGCGGTGGCCGAGGCGGTGTGGCACGCGCGGCACCGGCACGCCTTCGGCGCGCTGCTCGTGGACCAGCCCGCGATGACGGCCGTCCTCGCCGACCTGGCTCTGGAGTCGGAGGCGGCCACCTGGACCGCGCTGCGCCTGGCCCGGGCCCACGACGCGGACGCCGACGACGCGGAGCTTGCCTTCCGCCGCCTCGCGACGGCCGTGGCGAAGTTCTGGGTCTGCAAGCGCGGCCCCGGCCACTCCTACGAGGCGATGGAGTGCCTGGGTGGCAACGGCTATGTCGAGGACTTCCCGCTGGCGATGCGCTATCGGGAGCAGCCGGTCATGGCCATCTGGGAGGGGTCAGGCAACGTCATCGCGCTGGACGTGCTGCGGGCCATCACCAAGGACCCTGAGTCGGTCGAGGCGTTCCTGGCCGAGGTGTCGGTGGGTGGTTCGGACGCTCTCGACGCCCACCTGGCCAGGACGCGGACGTTGCTGGCGCGGGCTGACCAGGCCAGTGCGCGACAGCTCGTCGAGGCCCTGGCCCTGGCGCTGCAGGCCTCACTCATGGTGCGCCACGCTCCCGCGGCGGTGGCCGACGCGTTCGTGGCTACCCGGCTGGACGGGCAGGGCGGCCAGCTCTATGGCGTGCTGCCCGCGGGCACCGACCTGGCCGCGATCCTGGACCGCGCCTGA
- the nhaA gene encoding Na+/H+ antiporter NhaA, with amino-acid sequence MAADAGTSTGETRASRRHLSGGTSPSLRSFLGTEAGSAGLMLLAAVVALLWANSPWSAGYEALWKTSASVRLGGAELEMDLGHWVNDGLMALFFFVIGLEVRRELSVGELTRRRRLVVPLVAGVGGMLVPALLYLALNPSGDAARGWGIVIGTDTAFLLGALAIVGPAVSTQLRIFLLTLTVIDDIVAVTVIGVVYSDSIQLGPLLLAVAALLVLVVASRLRVGRASPYVLVVVVLWLATVQSGVHASIAGMLAGLLVPAWAPRRDEVERAASLFQAFRQSPMASVGRSAGRGLARAVSVNERLQSALHPWTSYLVVPIFALANAGVDLRGGLLAEALRSPVTWGVVIGLVGGKFIGIGGGALLAARLRLGEPPQGVGPGQILGGAALSGIGFTVSLLIIRLAFEDTPHLLNEATVGVLLAAVLATALGWVSFQAAAAFHGERSAGLPTALSLPVDPERDHVRGPVGAPLTLVEYVDFECTFCAVTTGVARELQEHFGDDLRYVIRHLPLPDVHPHAERAALAAEAAGAQGQFWAMHDLLFTRQDRLEIEDLVGYASELGLDVERFLQDLDREDLAGRVREDSLSAEESGARGTPTFFVGTERHVGPHDAQTLIRELQARRPGAPG; translated from the coding sequence GTGGCTGCGGACGCCGGGACGTCAACGGGGGAGACGAGGGCGAGCCGGCGCCACCTGTCCGGTGGAACCTCCCCCTCGCTCCGGTCCTTCCTGGGGACGGAGGCCGGCAGCGCGGGCCTGATGCTTCTGGCTGCGGTCGTGGCGCTGCTGTGGGCCAACTCCCCGTGGTCGGCCGGCTACGAGGCGCTGTGGAAGACCTCCGCTTCGGTGCGGCTGGGGGGTGCCGAGCTCGAGATGGACCTGGGTCACTGGGTCAACGACGGCCTGATGGCGCTGTTCTTCTTCGTGATCGGGCTTGAGGTCCGGCGTGAGCTCTCCGTCGGCGAGCTGACGCGCCGCCGCCGCCTCGTGGTCCCGCTGGTGGCCGGCGTCGGGGGCATGCTCGTCCCCGCGCTCCTCTATCTGGCGCTGAACCCCTCGGGTGACGCGGCGCGTGGGTGGGGCATCGTCATCGGGACCGACACCGCCTTCCTCCTGGGCGCTCTGGCCATCGTCGGCCCCGCCGTCTCCACGCAGCTGCGCATCTTCCTGCTGACGCTGACCGTCATCGACGACATCGTCGCGGTGACCGTGATCGGCGTGGTCTATTCGGACTCGATCCAGCTCGGACCGCTGCTGCTGGCAGTGGCCGCCCTGCTGGTCCTCGTCGTGGCGAGCCGGCTGAGAGTGGGGCGCGCCTCGCCATACGTACTGGTGGTCGTGGTGCTCTGGCTCGCCACGGTGCAGTCGGGGGTGCATGCCTCCATCGCCGGGATGCTCGCTGGGCTGTTGGTGCCGGCCTGGGCGCCGCGTCGGGACGAGGTCGAACGGGCGGCCTCCCTGTTCCAGGCGTTCCGCCAGTCGCCGATGGCGAGCGTCGGCCGCTCCGCGGGCCGGGGGCTGGCCCGGGCGGTGTCCGTCAACGAGCGCCTGCAGTCGGCGCTCCACCCGTGGACCAGCTATCTGGTGGTGCCGATCTTTGCCCTGGCCAACGCCGGCGTGGACCTGCGTGGCGGGTTGCTCGCGGAGGCGCTGCGCTCACCGGTCACCTGGGGCGTGGTCATCGGGCTGGTCGGCGGCAAGTTCATCGGCATCGGTGGCGGCGCCCTGCTGGCGGCCCGCCTGCGGCTGGGGGAGCCGCCCCAGGGGGTGGGACCGGGCCAGATCCTGGGTGGGGCCGCGCTGTCCGGGATCGGCTTCACCGTCTCACTGCTGATCATCAGGCTGGCCTTCGAGGACACCCCCCACCTGCTCAACGAGGCCACGGTCGGCGTCCTGCTGGCCGCGGTGCTCGCGACCGCCCTCGGCTGGGTCAGCTTCCAGGCTGCTGCGGCCTTCCACGGGGAGCGGTCGGCGGGCCTGCCGACGGCGCTCAGTCTGCCGGTCGACCCGGAGCGGGACCACGTCCGTGGGCCGGTCGGCGCGCCGCTGACCCTGGTGGAGTATGTCGACTTCGAGTGCACCTTCTGCGCCGTCACCACCGGGGTCGCCCGGGAGCTGCAGGAGCACTTCGGCGACGACCTGCGCTATGTGATCCGGCACCTGCCCCTGCCGGACGTGCACCCGCACGCCGAGCGGGCCGCGCTCGCGGCGGAGGCAGCCGGTGCCCAGGGCCAGTTCTGGGCGATGCATGACCTGCTGTTCACCCGGCAGGACCGGCTCGAGATCGAGGACCTCGTGGGCTATGCGTCCGAGCTGGGCCTCGACGTCGAGCGCTTCCTCCAGGACCTGGACCGGGAGGACCTCGCCGGCCGGGTGCGGGAGGACTCCCTCAGCGCGGAGGAGAGCGGGGCGCGGGGCACCCCCACCTTCTTCGTCGGCACCGAGCGGCACGTGGGTCCCCATGATGCCCAGACCCTGATTCGCGAGCTGCAGGCGAGGCGTCCCGGAGCTCCTGGCTGA
- a CDS encoding glycosyltransferase family 4 protein translates to MRIALCNWRDLAHPEGGGAEVYARMVAEGLAAAGHDVTFLCATHDNAPRQETINGVHYLRAGSRTGVYAAARRAIRRLEPVQGRFDVVIDVQNGLPFFAGWATHAPVVVLVHHVHREQWPVVFSKPVATLGWGIESQVAPRLNRGRQYVAVSRSTKDELVEMGVERDHVAIIHNGTKAPLPVPAQEVDGPRLLVLGRVVKHKRIEQAIDVATRLRSRHPGLRLRVVGEGWWSPQIRDHVQAVGAQDYVDLLGFVDEETKHRELASASLLLVPSVKEGWGLSVVEAASHGVPAIGYRDAGGVSESIEDGATGLLVDNFDQLVASADALLRDPDRLGELGANALAHSARFTWDETVRAWEQLLLRTAWGHTPTAMGDHAHPVPPVRSHTEAELPVERGTA, encoded by the coding sequence ATGCGGATCGCCCTGTGCAACTGGCGCGATCTCGCGCACCCCGAGGGCGGCGGCGCCGAGGTCTATGCGCGGATGGTCGCCGAGGGGCTGGCCGCCGCAGGTCATGACGTCACCTTCCTGTGCGCCACGCACGACAATGCCCCGCGCCAGGAGACGATCAACGGCGTGCACTACCTGCGGGCCGGGTCGCGCACCGGGGTGTATGCCGCAGCGCGCCGGGCGATCCGCCGGCTGGAGCCCGTGCAGGGCAGGTTCGACGTGGTCATCGACGTGCAGAACGGCCTGCCGTTCTTTGCTGGCTGGGCCACCCACGCGCCGGTGGTTGTCCTGGTCCACCACGTGCATCGCGAGCAGTGGCCAGTCGTCTTCAGCAAGCCCGTCGCGACCCTCGGCTGGGGCATCGAGTCGCAGGTCGCACCGCGGCTCAACCGTGGTCGGCAGTATGTCGCGGTGTCCCGCTCCACCAAGGACGAGCTGGTGGAGATGGGGGTCGAGCGCGACCACGTGGCGATCATCCACAACGGCACCAAGGCACCCCTGCCGGTGCCGGCACAGGAGGTCGACGGGCCGCGCCTGCTGGTGCTGGGTCGGGTGGTGAAGCACAAGCGGATCGAGCAGGCGATCGACGTGGCGACCCGGCTGCGCTCGCGCCACCCCGGTCTGCGGCTGCGCGTCGTCGGCGAGGGCTGGTGGAGCCCGCAGATCCGCGACCACGTGCAGGCTGTGGGGGCGCAGGACTACGTCGATCTGCTGGGTTTTGTCGACGAGGAGACCAAGCACCGGGAGCTGGCCTCGGCCTCGCTCCTGCTGGTGCCCAGCGTGAAGGAGGGCTGGGGGCTGTCCGTCGTCGAGGCCGCCAGCCACGGCGTGCCGGCCATCGGCTACCGCGACGCCGGTGGTGTCTCGGAGTCGATCGAGGACGGGGCGACCGGGCTGCTGGTCGACAACTTCGACCAGCTGGTCGCCTCGGCCGACGCACTGCTGCGCGACCCTGACCGGTTGGGCGAGCTCGGCGCCAACGCGCTGGCGCACTCGGCCCGGTTCACGTGGGACGAGACGGTGCGCGCGTGGGAGCAGCTGCTGCTGCGCACGGCCTGGGGGCACACCCCGACGGCCATGGGCGACCATGCCCACCCGGTGCCGCCGGTGCGCTCGCACACCGAGGCCGAGCTGCCGGTGGAGCGCGGCACCGCCTGA
- the rfbB gene encoding dTDP-glucose 4,6-dehydratase, with protein sequence MQHVVVTGGAGFIGSNFVRYVLTHTAARVTVLDKMTYAASPEALQGLPADRLEVVVGDVADASVVDPLVARLTGPSDAVVHFAAESHNDNSLRDPSPFVQTNIVGTFVLLEAVRAHDVRLHHVSTDEVYGDLALDDPQRFTEQTPYRPSSPYSASKAGADHLVAAWVRSFGVRATVSNCSNNYGPWQHIEKFIPRQITNVLSGSRPRLYGSGQNVRDWIHTEDHSSAVWAILQDGVIGQTYLIGADGERSNLEVVQLVLEQLGRDPDDFDHVADRPGHDLRYAIDSTLLRTELGWNPRYTDFEAGLKDTIEWYSAHRSWWEPHKQDVEAGYATKGQ encoded by the coding sequence ATGCAACATGTGGTGGTGACCGGGGGTGCCGGCTTTATCGGGTCCAACTTCGTGCGTTACGTCCTGACGCACACCGCGGCTCGGGTCACCGTCCTGGACAAGATGACGTATGCCGCGAGCCCGGAGGCGCTCCAAGGGTTGCCGGCCGACCGGCTCGAGGTGGTCGTGGGTGACGTTGCGGACGCGTCGGTCGTCGACCCGCTGGTGGCCCGGTTGACCGGCCCGTCGGACGCGGTGGTCCACTTCGCCGCCGAGTCGCACAACGACAACTCCCTGCGTGACCCCAGCCCCTTCGTGCAGACCAATATCGTCGGCACGTTCGTGCTCCTCGAGGCGGTCCGTGCCCACGACGTGCGGCTGCACCACGTCAGCACCGACGAGGTCTACGGCGACCTGGCGCTGGACGACCCGCAGCGGTTCACCGAGCAGACGCCCTACCGGCCCTCCAGCCCCTACTCCGCGTCCAAGGCCGGAGCCGACCACCTGGTGGCGGCGTGGGTGCGCTCGTTCGGGGTGCGCGCCACCGTGAGCAACTGCTCCAACAACTACGGACCATGGCAGCACATCGAGAAGTTCATCCCCCGGCAGATCACCAACGTGTTGTCCGGCAGCAGACCGCGCCTGTATGGCTCCGGCCAGAACGTGCGGGACTGGATCCACACCGAGGACCACTCCTCGGCCGTCTGGGCGATCCTGCAGGACGGCGTGATCGGGCAGACCTATCTGATCGGCGCCGACGGCGAGCGCTCCAACCTCGAGGTCGTCCAGCTGGTCCTGGAGCAGCTGGGCCGTGACCCCGACGACTTCGACCACGTCGCCGACCGGCCGGGCCACGACCTGCGCTACGCGATCGACTCGACCCTGCTGCGCACCGAGCTCGGCTGGAACCCGCGCTACACCGACTTCGAGGCCGGTCTGAAGGACACCATCGAGTGGTACTCCGCGCACCGCTCCTGGTGGGAGCCGCACAAGCAGGACGTCGAGGCCGGCTACGCGACCAAGGGGCAGTGA